In a single window of the Cupriavidus sp. P-10 genome:
- a CDS encoding putative colanic acid biosynthesis acetyltransferase, whose product MEGDAIAHRPDGATLAPPGGSRIIALDQAGKGNYERRRGRLVEALWFVLEAAVINNKLVPFSAVRAGLLRLFGARIGRGCRLMHPIRVKYPWNLEVGDACWFGVDVWLYNQDRIRIGSHVCISQGSFLTTGSHAVDGNMDLLVAPIAIEDGAWITSRCIVQKGVTIGRSAVVTPMSVVHRSLAPAGIYGGNPCRFIRNRFDGTGPERNAPDAGNAS is encoded by the coding sequence ATGGAAGGCGATGCAATCGCGCACCGGCCGGACGGCGCCACCCTGGCGCCTCCGGGCGGCAGCCGCATCATTGCGCTGGACCAGGCCGGCAAGGGCAACTACGAGCGCCGGCGCGGCCGGCTGGTCGAGGCACTGTGGTTCGTGCTGGAGGCAGCGGTCATCAACAACAAGCTGGTGCCCTTCTCCGCGGTGCGCGCGGGGCTGTTGCGCCTGTTCGGCGCGCGCATCGGCCGCGGCTGCCGTCTGATGCATCCGATCCGCGTCAAATATCCCTGGAACCTGGAAGTCGGCGATGCCTGCTGGTTCGGCGTCGATGTCTGGCTGTACAACCAGGACCGCATCCGCATCGGCTCGCACGTCTGCATCTCGCAGGGCAGCTTCCTCACCACCGGCTCGCACGCGGTCGACGGCAACATGGACCTGCTGGTCGCGCCGATCGCGATCGAGGACGGCGCGTGGATCACCTCGCGCTGCATCGTGCAGAAAGGCGTCACCATCGGGCGCTCGGCGGTGGTCACGCCGATGTCCGTGGTGCACCGCTCGCTCGCGCCCGCGGGCATCTACGGCGGCAATCCCTGCCGCTTCATCCGCAACCGCTTCGACGGCACCGGCCCCGAACGCAACGCACCCGACGCAGGCAACGCGTCCTGA
- a CDS encoding acyltransferase family protein: MRDLAHTISAERGRSIELDFVRGVAIIMVMGMHFHTVTTGYPLLAMIEFPLKQYGREGVNLFFTLSGFLVGGLLLRQYAQGGQVDAGRFIIRRIFKIWPAYYALILFHVLVGRHPPGTFLYQNLTHLQNYLGSSIAQTWSLAVEEHFYLLLPALLLLLGRWHASARAILWTLGTLCAAVLLARCAVAAGNPHAAAFYTQYRIDSLLIGVMLATVYWMLPDAYQRLARNKALLLALVLGLVAWLGWLQKALAAEESVGYTIQAIGFVALIVLVLEYSASLRNARLYRVVAWTGVYSYGIYLWHSLALAPGDFFIRKALAFGAPVPLVWAAALVLQFGLAIGIGFVTTRAIEFPFLRLRDALFPPRQRRAPEADGGTVEGAAAMPGKRPAA, translated from the coding sequence ATGCGCGACTTGGCACATACGATCAGCGCCGAGCGCGGCCGCTCGATCGAGCTCGATTTCGTGCGCGGCGTGGCGATCATCATGGTGATGGGCATGCATTTCCACACCGTCACTACCGGCTACCCGCTGCTGGCCATGATCGAGTTCCCGCTCAAGCAGTACGGCCGCGAAGGCGTGAACCTGTTCTTCACGCTGAGCGGCTTCCTGGTCGGTGGCCTGCTGCTGCGGCAGTATGCGCAAGGCGGGCAGGTTGACGCGGGCCGCTTCATCATCCGCCGCATCTTCAAGATCTGGCCGGCGTATTACGCGCTGATCCTGTTCCACGTGCTGGTGGGCCGCCATCCGCCCGGCACCTTCCTCTACCAGAACCTGACGCACCTGCAGAACTACCTGGGCTCGTCGATCGCGCAGACCTGGAGCCTGGCGGTGGAGGAGCATTTCTACCTGCTGCTGCCCGCGCTGCTGTTGTTGCTCGGCCGCTGGCACGCCAGCGCCCGCGCCATCCTTTGGACGCTGGGCACGCTGTGCGCGGCGGTGCTGCTGGCGCGCTGCGCGGTAGCGGCAGGCAACCCGCATGCGGCCGCGTTCTACACGCAATACCGCATCGACAGCCTGCTGATCGGTGTGATGCTGGCCACGGTCTACTGGATGCTGCCCGACGCCTACCAGCGCCTGGCGCGCAACAAGGCGCTGCTGCTGGCGCTGGTGCTGGGGCTGGTGGCGTGGCTGGGCTGGTTGCAAAAGGCGCTGGCTGCCGAGGAAAGCGTCGGCTATACGATCCAGGCGATCGGCTTTGTCGCGCTGATCGTGCTGGTGCTGGAATACTCGGCGTCGCTGCGCAATGCGCGCCTCTATCGCGTGGTGGCATGGACCGGCGTCTACTCGTATGGCATCTACCTGTGGCATTCGCTGGCGCTTGCGCCCGGTGACTTCTTTATCCGCAAGGCGCTGGCCTTCGGCGCGCCGGTGCCGCTGGTGTGGGCCGCGGCGCTGGTGCTGCAGTTCGGGCTGGCCATCGGCATCGGCTTCGTGACCACGCGGGCGATCGAGTTTCCGTTCCTGCGGTTGCGCGATGCGCTGTTCCCGCCGCGGCAGCGCCGCGCGCCGGAAGCGGATGGCGGGACGGTGGAAGGGGCGGCTGCGATGCCGGGCAAGCGGCCGGCTGCCTGA
- the galU gene encoding UTP--glucose-1-phosphate uridylyltransferase GalU, with protein MHKVKKAVFPVAGLGTRFLPATKASPKEMLTVVDKPLIQYAVEEAIAAGITELIFVTGRSKRAIEDHFDKSCEIEAELMARGKQQLLDVVRNIKPSHVDCFYVRQAEPLGLGHAVRCASKLVGGEPFAVILADDLLDAPTPVLSQMIRVFDHYHSSVVGVEEIAPEDSRAYGVVAGKPWDERVVKMSGIVEKPAPEQAPSRLGVVGRYVFTARILEYLQTLTPGAGGELQLTDAIQALLAEEQVLAYRYHGRRFDCGSKLGYLMATVEFALRHAEVAEPFRQYLHDEHALALPAHLAELPVAEGAAMAQPEPESARAGASKAAIADAALAAADA; from the coding sequence ATGCACAAGGTCAAGAAAGCCGTGTTCCCGGTTGCCGGTCTCGGCACGCGATTCCTGCCGGCCACCAAGGCCAGCCCGAAAGAAATGCTGACAGTGGTGGACAAGCCGCTGATCCAGTACGCCGTGGAAGAGGCGATCGCCGCGGGCATCACCGAGCTGATTTTTGTCACCGGACGCAGCAAGCGCGCCATCGAAGACCATTTCGACAAGTCGTGCGAGATCGAGGCCGAACTGATGGCGCGCGGCAAGCAGCAGCTGCTGGACGTCGTGCGCAATATCAAGCCGTCGCATGTCGACTGCTTCTATGTGCGCCAGGCCGAGCCGCTCGGGCTGGGCCATGCCGTGCGCTGCGCCAGCAAGCTGGTCGGCGGCGAACCGTTCGCGGTGATCCTGGCCGACGACCTGCTCGATGCGCCCACGCCGGTGCTCAGCCAGATGATCCGGGTGTTCGACCACTACCACAGCTCCGTGGTGGGCGTGGAGGAGATCGCGCCGGAAGACTCGCGCGCCTATGGCGTGGTAGCGGGCAAGCCCTGGGACGAGCGCGTTGTGAAGATGTCCGGCATCGTCGAAAAGCCCGCGCCGGAGCAAGCGCCGTCGCGCCTCGGCGTGGTCGGCCGCTACGTGTTCACAGCGCGCATCCTTGAATACCTGCAGACGCTGACGCCGGGTGCCGGCGGCGAACTGCAGTTGACAGATGCGATCCAGGCATTGCTGGCCGAAGAACAGGTACTGGCTTACCGCTACCACGGCCGCCGTTTCGATTGCGGCAGCAAGCTGGGCTACCTGATGGCGACGGTGGAGTTCGCGCTGCGCCACGCCGAGGTGGCCGAGCCGTTCCGGCAATACCTGCATGACGAACACGCGCTGGCCTTGCCGGCCCACCTGGCCGAGCTGCCAGTTGCCGAAGGCGCCGCCATGGCGCAACCCGAGCCCGAATCCGCACGTGCCGGGGCGTCAAAGGCGGCGATCGCCGATGCCGCGCTTGCCGCCGCGGATGCCTAG
- a CDS encoding GDP-mannose mannosyl hydrolase codes for MLNQDDFLSVVRTAPLVAIDLVVAEPGGRILLGRRRNRPAQDTWFVPGGRIRKDERLDDAFRRVAVDELGLDMPRAAARLLGAFEHFYPDNFAGAPGIGTHYVVLAYALQVPGMALAAPPDQHSEYRWMTPAQILADEAVHDNARAYFR; via the coding sequence ATGCTGAACCAGGACGACTTCCTTTCCGTAGTGCGGACCGCGCCGCTGGTCGCCATCGACCTGGTGGTGGCCGAGCCGGGCGGCCGCATCCTGCTGGGCCGCCGCAGGAACCGGCCGGCGCAAGACACGTGGTTCGTGCCGGGCGGCCGCATCCGCAAGGACGAGCGCCTGGACGACGCCTTCCGGCGCGTGGCGGTGGATGAACTGGGGCTCGACATGCCGCGCGCCGCGGCGCGCCTGCTTGGCGCTTTCGAGCATTTCTACCCCGACAACTTTGCCGGGGCGCCCGGCATCGGCACGCATTACGTGGTGCTGGCGTATGCCTTGCAGGTGCCCGGCATGGCGCTGGCCGCACCGCCGGACCAGCACAGCGAATACCGCTGGATGACGCCGGCGCAGATCCTCGCGGACGAAGCGGTCCACGACAACGCGCGCGCGTATTTTCGCTAG
- a CDS encoding 5'-methylthioadenosine/adenosylhomocysteine nucleosidase: MTLGILAAIHDEVDGLVAAMRHDDSRATVHTIGMRDYYVGNLYGQPCVLVLARMGKVAASATTVTLIREFGATQVVFTGLAGGVGADTSVGDIVIADRTIQHDLDARPFFGRHEVPLLDRAEFPADPALTAELEGAAADFLRLDLAAEVPPEVLARFGVASPALHKGMIASGDQFIGAPAAVAELRGRLPGLLAVEMEGAAVAQVCHEYGVPYAVMRTVSDRADDTAHVDFAAFLKEVASHYSNGVLRRLLAARAEADPVRT, encoded by the coding sequence ATGACCCTGGGAATCCTTGCCGCCATCCACGATGAAGTCGATGGCCTGGTGGCCGCCATGCGCCACGACGACAGCCGCGCCACGGTGCACACCATCGGCATGCGCGACTACTACGTCGGCAACCTGTACGGCCAGCCGTGCGTGCTGGTGCTGGCGCGCATGGGCAAGGTGGCGGCCTCGGCAACCACGGTCACGCTGATCCGGGAGTTCGGCGCCACCCAGGTGGTCTTCACCGGGCTGGCCGGCGGCGTCGGCGCCGATACCAGCGTGGGCGACATCGTCATCGCCGACCGCACCATCCAGCACGACCTCGACGCACGCCCGTTCTTCGGCCGCCATGAAGTGCCGCTGCTGGACCGCGCTGAATTCCCGGCCGACCCGGCGCTGACCGCGGAACTGGAAGGCGCGGCGGCGGATTTCCTGCGGCTCGACCTGGCCGCCGAGGTGCCGCCCGAGGTGCTGGCGCGCTTCGGCGTGGCTTCGCCGGCGCTGCACAAGGGCATGATCGCCAGCGGCGACCAGTTTATCGGCGCCCCGGCCGCGGTGGCGGAACTGCGCGGGCGCCTGCCCGGGCTGCTGGCGGTGGAGATGGAAGGCGCCGCGGTGGCGCAGGTTTGCCATGAATACGGCGTGCCGTACGCGGTCATGCGCACGGTTTCGGACCGGGCCGACGATACCGCCCATGTGGATTTCGCGGCATTCCTGAAGGAAGTG